From one Paenibacillus sp. FSL K6-1330 genomic stretch:
- a CDS encoding SulP family inorganic anion transporter, producing the protein MFQWIKQGFFGNSRRDILSGLTVAFALIPEAIAFSIMAGVDPMVGLYASFVIAVSISFFGGRPGMISAATGAMASLMGPLVAMHGIEYLYAATILTGILQLLMGALKFGRFITFVPQPVITGFVNSLAIIIFLAQLPNFKGESWPMYLMVIGTLLIIYLLPLVTKAIPSALVAIIVMTIIAVWFKAPVQTVGDTGNITQALPFFHIPNVTISLDMIMTILPISLALAVVGMTESLLTASLVDELTDTGSDKNREIRGQGVSNVITGFFGGMAGCAMIGQTVINVKSGGRTRLSTLVSGVFLLFLIIVLGDVVKQIPMAALVGVMFMVSIGTFEWGYLRTLHCVPLGDAIVMLATVIIVVATHNLAIGVMTGIMLSALNFGWKMAKIQAIPHVQPNGMKVYEIRGPLFFGTMMYFINLFDVNEDPEHVVIDFSKSHVWDQSATNAISKVLNKYKEAGKAITLVGLNDESQRMVDKVGLASSSTH; encoded by the coding sequence TTGTTTCAATGGATTAAACAAGGCTTCTTTGGCAATTCACGCAGAGATATTTTGTCAGGATTGACGGTAGCGTTCGCTCTCATACCGGAAGCGATCGCATTCTCTATCATGGCGGGTGTCGATCCCATGGTCGGACTCTATGCTTCTTTTGTGATTGCTGTCAGTATTTCATTTTTCGGCGGACGTCCCGGTATGATCTCCGCAGCGACAGGGGCCATGGCATCATTAATGGGACCGCTCGTGGCGATGCACGGGATTGAGTATTTGTATGCGGCAACGATTCTTACAGGAATCTTGCAATTGTTGATGGGGGCGCTCAAATTCGGACGGTTTATTACGTTTGTCCCCCAGCCGGTCATCACCGGATTCGTGAACTCGCTAGCCATCATTATTTTTCTGGCCCAGCTTCCGAATTTCAAGGGTGAATCGTGGCCGATGTACTTGATGGTCATCGGAACGCTGCTCATCATCTATTTGCTGCCGCTGGTTACCAAAGCGATTCCCTCGGCGCTTGTTGCCATCATCGTAATGACGATCATAGCGGTGTGGTTCAAGGCTCCTGTGCAAACAGTGGGGGACACGGGCAACATTACGCAGGCTCTTCCGTTCTTCCACATTCCGAATGTAACGATCAGTTTGGATATGATCATGACGATATTGCCTATTTCTCTAGCTCTTGCTGTCGTGGGGATGACGGAATCGCTGCTGACGGCGTCGCTAGTCGATGAGCTGACGGATACCGGCAGCGACAAGAATCGCGAAATCCGCGGTCAGGGTGTTTCCAACGTGATCACAGGATTCTTCGGCGGCATGGCCGGTTGCGCTATGATCGGACAGACGGTGATTAATGTGAAATCAGGCGGTCGCACCCGGTTATCAACCCTGGTGTCTGGTGTGTTCCTGCTGTTTCTCATCATCGTGCTCGGCGACGTCGTGAAACAAATTCCGATGGCAGCGCTTGTCGGGGTCATGTTTATGGTTTCCATCGGTACGTTTGAATGGGGATACCTTCGCACACTTCACTGTGTTCCGCTGGGTGATGCCATTGTCATGCTGGCAACGGTGATCATCGTGGTGGCAACGCATAATCTGGCCATCGGGGTCATGACCGGTATTATGTTAAGCGCGTTGAATTTCGGCTGGAAAATGGCAAAAATCCAGGCCATACCGCATGTGCAGCCAAACGGTATGAAGGTATATGAAATCCGGGGGCCGTTATTTTTCGGTACAATGATGTATTTTATAAACCTGTTTGACGTGAATGAGGACCCTGAGCATGTCGTGATTGATTTTTCCAAATCCCATGTATGGGATCAGTCAGCCACGAATGCCATTTCCAAGGTATTGAATAAGTACAAGGAAGCGGGTAAAGCCATTACGCTCGTGGGGTTGAACGATGAAAGTCAGCGGATGGTTGATAAAGTCGGCCTTGCTTCAAGCTCCACACACTAG
- a CDS encoding class I SAM-dependent methyltransferase: MLHALDIITAFRQGDEAAAKRHPWLMKLVSAEERIVNLERITSIGQLSHANPVLDYVERTLKILDSLPVSYWIKELLEEVLVWAETAKGGTMRERLRWQQSGINLFLHNIGSAQLYERHIRDGNGTLPPHEEMVHTLILTHGLLGQHIRGEVAFEENLPLHKLTEEGRLTADELIRLLIPLNHCIIGGVSEELWHSVQEEITQLIRNLAEGTVPDRWTYEERLHRLRSVSIARGEDFDKQLQGIREQCDLSAALHGFQDMTLWYVEAALQDFSLEEFMKVLLLALHSEKQSPAQQVAEGQRDQLLPDSVSHLSFEPLMNDMYYDYKGVKKLNVYKKRMIEQYLRQTDWTACLHGPVMANPHLSHRIERKPELPDTVFFTFEFSQAAEKLIEFCIEAEKSPLYEKAVLLLFDLFGLRRDAYDRFHNEESYLSDMNSTGDYKKVILDYITGTAVLDIGPGGGVLLDLIEERLPHVRPVGIDISSNVIEALEKRKRLEHKAWEVMKGDALNLRDYVEPGSIDTVIFSSILHELYSYIEMDGTRFNMATVEAALTSAYEVLAPGGRIIIRDGIMTEPGDIWRRIRFLEADGLEWLTRYASDFKGRVITYEQLSETEVRMTINDAMEFLYTYTWGAEAYVHEVQEQFGYFTPTQYAECIRRTLGPEAIISVQQHYLQEGYAEALSDRIEFMDEDGKPVTLPDSTCLYVIEKQAHS, translated from the coding sequence ATGCTGCACGCGCTGGACATCATAACCGCTTTTCGGCAGGGGGATGAAGCGGCTGCCAAGAGGCATCCATGGTTAATGAAACTGGTATCGGCCGAAGAACGAATCGTGAATCTGGAACGAATTACGTCCATCGGCCAATTATCCCATGCCAACCCCGTGCTGGATTATGTAGAACGCACCTTGAAGATACTGGATTCGCTCCCTGTCTCCTATTGGATCAAAGAATTGCTGGAAGAAGTACTGGTATGGGCGGAAACGGCCAAGGGCGGAACCATGCGGGAACGCCTCCGCTGGCAGCAGTCGGGTATCAACTTGTTCCTTCATAATATCGGGTCCGCCCAGCTATACGAGAGACATATTCGGGACGGTAATGGGACCCTGCCTCCGCATGAAGAGATGGTACACACACTCATACTTACCCATGGACTGCTTGGGCAACACATTCGGGGGGAAGTCGCTTTCGAGGAAAATTTGCCGCTGCATAAGCTTACGGAGGAAGGACGGCTGACCGCAGATGAGTTGATCCGGCTGCTAATCCCCTTGAATCACTGCATCATCGGTGGTGTATCGGAAGAGCTTTGGCATTCCGTTCAGGAAGAAATAACGCAGCTTATTCGCAATCTTGCCGAAGGGACCGTACCGGATCGATGGACTTATGAGGAGAGGCTGCACCGTCTCCGGTCCGTTTCGATTGCCCGGGGAGAAGACTTCGATAAGCAGCTTCAAGGGATTCGTGAGCAGTGTGATCTGTCAGCTGCCCTGCATGGATTTCAGGATATGACGCTCTGGTATGTGGAGGCTGCCCTGCAGGATTTCTCGTTGGAGGAGTTCATGAAGGTTCTTTTGCTTGCTCTCCATTCGGAGAAGCAGAGCCCGGCTCAGCAAGTTGCGGAGGGACAGCGAGATCAGCTGCTACCGGATTCGGTGAGTCACTTAAGCTTTGAGCCGCTGATGAATGATATGTATTACGATTATAAAGGCGTCAAGAAGCTGAACGTATATAAGAAGAGAATGATTGAGCAATATTTGCGCCAAACGGATTGGACGGCTTGCCTTCACGGGCCGGTGATGGCCAACCCGCATCTGAGCCATCGAATCGAACGGAAGCCGGAGCTTCCGGATACGGTATTCTTTACCTTCGAATTCTCGCAAGCGGCCGAGAAATTAATTGAATTTTGCATCGAAGCGGAGAAGTCGCCGCTCTATGAGAAAGCGGTTCTGCTCCTGTTCGACCTGTTTGGTCTGCGCCGGGACGCCTACGACAGGTTTCATAACGAAGAGAGTTATTTGAGCGATATGAACAGCACGGGAGATTACAAAAAAGTGATTCTGGATTATATTACGGGAACGGCGGTGCTGGATATCGGTCCCGGGGGCGGCGTGCTGCTTGACCTGATCGAGGAACGGCTGCCGCATGTGCGTCCGGTTGGGATTGATATCTCCTCGAACGTGATTGAAGCGCTGGAGAAACGCAAACGTTTGGAGCACAAAGCATGGGAAGTGATGAAGGGGGACGCGCTGAATCTCAGGGACTACGTGGAGCCGGGAAGTATCGATACGGTCATCTTCTCCTCGATCTTGCATGAGTTGTATTCTTATATTGAGATGGACGGAACCCGCTTCAATATGGCCACTGTAGAGGCCGCGCTGACAAGTGCCTACGAAGTACTCGCACCCGGTGGCCGCATCATTATCCGTGACGGGATTATGACCGAGCCCGGGGACATCTGGAGAAGGATTCGCTTCCTGGAAGCGGATGGGCTGGAATGGCTGACCCGGTATGCCTCCGATTTCAAGGGCCGGGTCATAACATATGAGCAGCTGTCCGAGACGGAAGTGCGCATGACTATAAACGATGCAATGGAGTTCCTGTATACCTATACTTGGGGCGCCGAGGCCTATGTGCATGAGGTGCAGGAGCAGTTTGGCTACTTTACGCCTACGCAGTATGCGGAATGTATACGCAGGACGCTAGGTCCCGAGGCGATCATAAGCGTGCAGCAGCATTATTTGCAGGAAGGATATGCCGAGGCATTGTCGGATCGCATCGAATTCATGGATGAAGATGGGAAGCCGGTGACGCTGCCTGACAGCACTTGCTTGTACGTCATCGAGAAGCAGGCCCATAGCTAG
- a CDS encoding peptidylprolyl isomerase, with the protein MLKRRTRWMPALFVILGLLLVMTACGQNDKGSESGSGGGTGSTNGATAPEAEPPKEPEVKQNVPDPNASHPIVTIEMENGKTIKLELYPEVAPNTVNNFISLVEQGFYDGTGFHRVIPGFMIQGGDPDGNGTGGPGYAIPGEFTSNGFQNDLKHTTGVLSMARAQDPNSAGSQFFIMVADAPSLDAQYASFGKVIEGMETAEEIVGLERDQMDKPLEVPVMKKVTVDTLGKDYPDPKKQE; encoded by the coding sequence ATGTTGAAACGCAGAACACGCTGGATGCCCGCACTATTCGTCATCCTTGGGCTGCTGCTTGTGATGACGGCATGCGGTCAGAATGACAAGGGATCCGAAAGCGGCTCAGGCGGCGGAACAGGTTCGACAAACGGGGCAACAGCACCCGAAGCGGAACCCCCGAAGGAGCCCGAGGTTAAGCAGAATGTGCCGGACCCGAACGCCAGCCATCCTATTGTCACGATTGAGATGGAAAACGGCAAAACGATAAAGCTTGAGCTTTATCCTGAGGTTGCGCCGAATACGGTGAACAATTTCATCTCCCTGGTGGAACAAGGATTCTACGACGGGACAGGCTTTCACCGCGTTATCCCCGGCTTCATGATTCAGGGAGGCGACCCTGACGGTAACGGAACGGGGGGACCGGGCTACGCTATTCCCGGCGAATTTACGTCCAACGGCTTTCAGAATGACCTGAAGCATACGACTGGCGTATTATCGATGGCCCGGGCACAGGATCCAAACTCCGCCGGATCGCAATTCTTTATCATGGTTGCGGATGCTCCTTCCCTGGATGCACAGTACGCATCCTTCGGTAAGGTGATTGAGGGGATGGAAACGGCTGAGGAGATCGTGGGCTTGGAGCGGGATCAGATGGACAAGCCGCTTGAGGTGCCCGTCATGAAGAAAGTGACGGTTGATACGCTCGGCAAGGATTATCCGGACCCCAAGAAGCAGGAATAG